Sequence from the Equus quagga isolate Etosha38 chromosome 15, UCLA_HA_Equagga_1.0, whole genome shotgun sequence genome:
cattgcagctcttcactgcccatgggtcctgtccccatgctattctctgaataaaggagcactactatcAGACTCTGAGAGTTCAAGAaatttctttcaactccttggctcagTGAGCCTGCATCGGTATACAGAGTATTTTGACCTTAAGACAatcaaggctcagaagactctGGAGGAACATCTGACCTTCCtcaaattgcctaaaagaatttgagaGAGAAGGGTCTGTCCCAGGAGGAGATCTTACCATGGATAATTCTAGGTGTGGGGGGCAGGAAGGCATCTAGCAAGGGCCATTTTATCAAAAGATCTCTTTCAGGTCCCATTGTCTGTAGATGGCACaatgcaaacatttgtttaccagatatgaactcttttcatcttcctgtaaatTGTCTTCTCCCCCTTTGAAGTCTCAGGTCTCTGTTTCCCTCTCCTTAGTCCAGAAGGatatatatacctcattttgcctgactgtcttggtaaaaaacacaatatctgcaaagcacaataaaatgaggtatgcctgtgaCGTGTTGTGACTTTGtcaaattaacatttgttgagtagaGCCCTGGGGGCATTGGATGGTGAGCCTGGGTTCAACAACAGACTGCCAGGGAATTGAAATACAGAAGTTTGtgactcacaggtcctggagaagGTCCACAGCACAGCTAGAGGGGACACATCGGGAGgtgcaggcagagggcagggcggAACCTGGGGCATATGCCTTTATTGGGGTCCCCAGGCTAAGTAcggattggtcaattcaaaccaaatgAGGTTTTGGTAAGGTTCGCAGGGGTCTTATCCAAGGAGTGCACAGGGGGAAGGCCCTGGGAGACAGGGAGAATGCCTCTCACAGGGGAAGTTGCAGGAGTCATATTAGGAACTGATATTTACTGGTGACTCAGTTACCTGGCCCCCCAACTCCATAGGACATTAACCACAACcctgctcagaacaagcctaacATATTATGTTGAGCATACAGGAAaccacagagaaaggaagaagaagatggcTGAGACACATGGTCAAAAACAGTTAAAACCGGTTAAAGGCAACATGACAGTCTGACTTGACCTAACACAGACCCTGCAGCTCATTATATGCTCATTGGAAATTCAGGccaaataagggaagaaaaggggTGGCAGGCCATTCCCCAGAAAACCCTGCCCCGTTGCCCGTATTGCTATGaatattcctccccttcattATCTTGACCCCTTATAACAGCTGCTTAATCCCCCAGAGCTGAGAAGCTGATTTGTGAAATTTGCTCAGGCTTTTCTattctttggccattgaataaaGTGTGTGCTACTGAATGCTCAGCTTCAGTCTCGTTTTAACTCTACGACACTGAACAGGAAAGAACCCTCCAAGGAAGAGCTGGGGACTGTGGGCTCAAGTCCCACCTGTGGATTCTTCCTTGGGTCCCCTCCGATCGTGGGTTCGAGGACCAGCAGAGGGAGGCTAAATTGGTAACAGAATTGGCATCCAATTGTGGATTCGAGTCCCACGGAGGTGAAACTGGTAACAACTTTGCCAGTGGTTATCTAGGGCGTGTACTATCGGGAGGGGCTACTGTCACTTCAAGGCCCCTGCAGGCTGCTTGTCCACACAAAATGGATGCCGAGGCAGCAACGCTATGAAGTAGGGTAGCTAAACTCccaataaattcttagaagaaaacatagcagtaaatcttcatgactgtGGGTTACCCAacggcttctttctttcttttagtttttatttttattgaggtaacattggtttataacattgtataggtttcaggtgtacaacattagaATTGGACATCTGTATATACCACAACGTGCTCACCACCAAAGGTGTAGGTTCCACCCATCACCATGtaattgaccccctttacccatttttccttctccccaatgGTTTCTTTAACCATGACAGCAAAAGTTCAAGCaacctaagaaaaagaaaaataaattggacttcatcaaaattaaaaacctgtgtgcttcaaaggatactatcaagaaagtgatgccacagaatggcagaaaatatctgaaatcttctatctgataaggggattGTATccagcacagagaaagaactcttacaactcaccaataaaaagataagtagcccactttaaaaatggacaaaggatctgaatagacatttctccaaaggtaCGCAAACGTCCAGTGAGCACATGGAAAGACtcttgacatcattagtcattagggaaatgcaaatcaaaaccacagtgcaATGCACCCCCAGGATGGCTACAGTCAAGTCAGAGAAGAACAAATGCTGAAGATGATGTGCAGTGAGTGGAACCcgcacacactgctggtgggaatgcaagatgGCGCAGCTGatttggaaaaccatttggcagttccttaaaaggCCAAACATGAGGTTACtgtatgatccagaaattccatcCCTAGCTATGTatccaagacatgaaaacatgtgttgacacaaaaacttgtacatggactttcatagcagcattactcatagtGGCCGAAAAGCAGAAGGAATCCAATTGTCCATCAACtcatgacagaaaaataaaatgtgaaatatctatataatggaataatatttgtctataagaatgaaaaaagtagtgatacaacatggatgaatcttgagatcattatgctaagtgaaagaagtcagctACAAAGACCATATATAGTATGATTTCATtgctatgaaatgtccagaatagccaaattcataaagacagggAGTAGTGGTGGCCATgagatgggggagaggggaatgggaagtgactgctattGGGacagagtttccttttggggtgatgaaactgttctgaaattagatagtggtgatggttgcacaattctgtggatTTACTGAAAACCACCGAGGTGTACATTTTCAGTCGGTGAGTATCATGGTATGtgaataaaattatcaaaaccaaagataaaacaccaaactgtttccaagaactccaggggcaggaagggctgggtgCCAGAGAGAGATGGAGCCTGGTAAACAGAGGAGCAGAGTAAGAAGTGGGGAGACCAGTGCTTCTCCCAAGCTGGCCCCTTGTGTGTTACCTGATTGAGGTTGTGGAATGTGAAACAGTCACTCACGTCTAAGGGCTTTAAAACGGAGCTGAGAAGCCACGAAGGAAATGTGGTTCCTATACACATCCTCAGGGAGCAGAACATGACTTTCTGAACTGAGTAACCTGCAAGAAACCTGCAGCCCCTCACAGTGATGGGCTTTTGTCTCCCTCTGGCTAGCCTTAGTAATCAATTATTTGTAGCCAAGATTACCTTTCTGCCCCCAAACCAATTAACATTCTTAGTATGCATACTTCCTTTCCGGTGCCTTTAAAAGCctctgacttttactccctaggGTACACTATTCGGGTTTCTAACTGAATCTGTGCTTCCTGAATAGCAATTCTCTGATCGCACAATaaatgcctctctgcctctcattttcgTTCTTCACTTCTAGGTTAATCAGGCCAGGGGTGCATGTCTGACTCCTGCCCAGCACTTGGGTTTCTGTTTTGATTCGAGCTAGAATATCAGCAAAAGCTGCAAAGCGAATATGCTCCTGATCTTTTCGATTTGTTCTGTCTTCTAGGCTTAGCCTGAAAGCTGACTCTGTAAACGCGCCCTTTGCACAGCGCTGCCAAGACTTGGTTCAAGTCACTGAGGAGTTTCCCGCAAAGGTACAGCTCTGCTAGCGTCTCTGCGGCGTGTCTCATACACTCCTTGCGAAATGTTTTACTGATCCCCACCTCTGAGCACTGGCCTACGGAGGCCTGACCTGCACCGTAACTATCACATtcacaaacacagagaaacacGTGGACATGCAGGCCAGGATCGCGCCAGGCGTCCCCGCGGCCGCTCTGCTCTCGCTCGGGCTCACCGGCGTCCTGTGAGGTGAGCATGGGGGCCCCtcctacagatggggaaactgaggctcggagaacTCGAGCCACGCGGGGAGGAGGGCTCGGGGGCCACACCGCTGGCTGACCCGAGGCTCCACTTTAATCGGAGCTCCCTTCCTCCGGCCCGTTCACCGCGCGGTAACCGAGCACCGCCGGGGCGGGCGCGGGAGGCGGCGGGAAGGTGGCAGGAGGGCGccgccggcccggcccggcccggggcTCGCGGAGGAGCGGAGACGGCTCCGGCGGAGGTTCGGGGAGGCCGCTAGGACGGGGACCGTCCCGCGCGCGGCTCCCGCCACTCACCTGTGGGGTCCGCAGCGTCGCACACTTCAGGCACGGAGGCCGCCATTCGGCTTCCGCGTGCGGAAATGTCGTCATCAAGATGCGTCAGGAGCCACGCCCCCTGGCCGAGCTAGAAACGCTCCCCAAGCTTCGCGCGCTAACTCAAAAAGCCCGTGAGCAGAACGATGTCGGCCGGGTGTGTGGATTCCACCTGTGAATACGCGTGCGTAGTCGGGGTAGCTGCGCCTCTTGGGCCTGAGCTCACGCGCTGTATCCACGGCAAGGACTGCGTGTGTGCGATGCGAGGCCATTTATTGCGGCCATGGAGGCTTGTGCCCTAGTGGGGAGCCCGCGGAGAGCAATTACATTGATGGTCCTTTCTCCGGcaactatttattgagcgcccactgtatgccagacactgcGCTGGGTGCTGCTACCTAAGCGAGAACGACCGAAACAGCCCAGCAGGGAAGGCCTGATCGCCAAGGAGCGGGTCTCTGCGGTCGCCACGTTTCCCCCCGTACCTAACACACCGGCCGGCACGGAGATGTCTGCGGACCGAACGGCCGAGGGGAGACGCGCCGTCGCTGCCCTCCGGGATCGGACTGCGGGGAGACCAGGCGGCAGCGCTGCCGGGAAGGGAACCGACGGCGGGGCCGGTAGACTGCGCTCTGGATGCCCCCGGTGGGACGGGGTCGGGGGGCCAGGGGCCGGGCGGGTCGCGCACCTTCCCACGGCCGCGCCGATGGTGGCGCCTGGGGGTAGAGGAGACCCTGCAGAAGCTCTCCCTGCGCCGGAAGAAGGCGCTGAGCGCCCAGGAGACGGACCCGGACGAGCTGTGCAGGCGGCGGGCGGCGCCATCGACCCTGCCGTGTTCAGTGAGCGGGCGTGGCGGGGCTGCGGGCTCGGCGACCCCAAAcactctgctttcctcttcccGCCCTTATCGGAACCCCTGAGGCCCCGAGCAGAGTCGGGTCTTGATGGAGGCGGCCACGCCCGCCCGCTGTCGCCGAACATCCTGGCCTGGGGGCAAGGAGGGCTTCCTGCCCATGGCGTCTGTCTCTGCAGGATCCTGGTGGCCCTGCTGACGCTGCACGTGGCGCCCCTCGCTGTCCTCCAGATGCTCCGACCCTGTGCCAAGCAGAGGTTGCCAAGCGAGCCCCAGGCCTCATCGAGCGTGCCTGAGTCGAGAGGTCAGAGTTGGGCCGGTGCCCCGCGCCCCTGTGGCCCGGGTGGCGAGGTGGCAGGGGCGGCGAGGTGGCAGCGCCTGGCACGGGGCGGCCTTGGCCCTCAGTGGCCAGGCCTTTCTGTCGGTCTTCTACTAGGACCCACTGGGCCATCCAAGGACTCGCCCCTTGGGCTCCAGTCCCCAGCTTCGGCCTGGCTGCCGCCCTGGAGAGAGCACCTGTGGATCAGGTGGACGCAGAGCGGGTGCCCCAGGGAGGCCAAGTGGGCTGGGCTTCATCTGGGACTTTTGCTGCCCTCCCCTCTGCGCTCCTGCCTTCGTTCCACAAACCCTGGAACGAGACTGCTTTGGTGCCTGTGCTCATGGTTTGTCCGGCCTCAGGGAAGCGCTCAGGGAGCTGGGCAGGCAGAGGTCTTCCTGCCACCCCCTCACCTGTATCCCACTCGCCGGAAGTCCTGCTCTGGAGTCTGGCCAGATGAGCTTCCCTTCTCGGGTGATGGGGCGTGGGACAGGAGTGAGCGTGGCAGCCCCTGGTTGCCCTGGACACTCGGTGCAGAGGCCGGAGTGGCAGAGCACTGGGCTCAGGTGTGAGGGGCCTCCTCACTCTCGAGGGTCATGACTGGGGCATGAACAGGTGCTGGTGACAAGGTGTCATGGTGCAGCTCCAACTCCCTCCTCCCCGTGTGTCCCTTCTGCTCCTAGGTGCTTTCAGAAACCCTCTGACTTGCAGCCGAACCCCCTGGCTGGCTGCTTGGCCAGAAGCATGGGGCTCTCTCAGACACCCTGAGAAGGGCTGACCTGCAGGtggagggcaggctgggccccTCTGAGTGGGAGAGCCAGGGCCCTGGGTTCCCATGTCCCCTGTCCTACGTGGCCCTGGGCACTCGAGTGCAGGCCTCCTCACTGACCCATGCTCTGtctgctctctctgtgtctctctgaccTCCAGGGCCTTTTTCTGCCAAGAACTGTAGCCCCCGCAAGGCCCTCCATTTCCTGGGCCCCGGGCCTGTGGCCTCTGTGATCCTGCTCCACAGCCCCACTGCCCTGCACTCACCTCTCTCTCCCGGGCCCCCCGGGTCCCTCCAGTTCTCTTGCTGCCGGTTCTCTCCTTTTACAGGTTGCGTTTATTGGTTTATCTCTGGGGGTTGGTGAGCTCTCTTGTTTCCATGGAAACTGCCGTGGCCCCAGAAAGCCACAGCAGCTTTGAGCGACAAGGGCAGGACCCTGCAGGCCATCCCTGCCATCAGCTTAGAGACTGAAGACAGGATTTCAGGGCTCGCTTTATTAGAGACAACCCGCAGTCCTTCTGGAACGAGATCAACACCCCTGTCCCCGGGGGCTAACTCAGCTGGGTGAGACTCGGCTCTGTAGAGGTGTCCCCACCCCAGAGGAGGACAGCTGGccagggggcagggaaggggctgCGTGGTACACtgtgcagagcagagccctgggtgTGAGAAATGCCTCGGTCTCTGAGATGCTGTCAGCCACCTGAGTGGGCAGCCTGAGGACAAACTGTGACTTCTGCCTGGTTCCTGAGCTGAGAGTACCTTCCAGGCATTTCTAGGGGTGTGTGAGGGAGGGCTGAGATCCCATACATGGTGTGGCTtcaccctccttcccacccctccccatgtCGCCCACCTGGAAGTTCCAGTTGCCACCTGGAGCTCGGGCCAGgtcaggggaggggtgggtggactAGTGGCTGAGCTGAGGAATCGATGGGTGagtttccagaaggaaggagaaacagaaacagagccCTCCTCCCTCGAGGGGTGTTGGCGCTCACTCACTGAGGACTCTGGGTGCCAGGCCAACTCTAGCGTTGGGGGCGCAGTGGGACTGCGAGGTGGACATGCTCTTGGTCCAGGGAGGGAGATGGCTAGACAAACCGACAGTAACAGACGGGAGGAGGCCAGTGCAGCTGGCCTTGCTGGAACAGTAAGGGTTGAGCAGGCTGGGGGGCCCTGGGAGCCAGCTGCAGTGTCCTTGCCCTGCAGCCCTgtaggagggaggtggggagggggctgagagaggaagggcaggtggggaggcagTGTAGAGCGTGGATCCAGTGGATCCAGGAAATTGGTGGGAGTGGGACCTGAGCTGGGGGTGcgggaagagggagagagcagagagtcAGGAGGGGTGCCCCGGGAATGGAGCTGGGAGCACTGGCACAAAGGGTTTGGGAGGTCAGTGGGGGCtctgagggaggtggggaggaagccCCGAGCACAGGGACAGGAGTGGAGCGCTGGGCTACACAGTGTCGTTTTCTGCTCAAGTGCTCAGGCCTTGGGTCCTGCTGGGCTGGGTGGCCAGAGGCCAGGATACCAGGAcacaggggccctggggagaTGCCTGGTGTGGGTagagggcagcctggggaggggtttgatggggaggagggggaggggagcggcaGATGAGGGGCAGTGCCAGGAATGCGCTGTGGCCCAGAGGCTGAGGCCAGCAGACAAGACAGATCTCTGAGGCCCCTGTCTCAGCGTCTATGCACAGAGACCTTCCAGCCGCCTCATTAATGGCAGGATCTGGGGTGGAGAAAATCAAGAGTTGTCAGTGTGTTTTTCCAACTGTGGGGACCGTGGTGGCCTAGGAGAATGAGAGAGTTTAGGGCTGTGGGCACTCCCCGGGCTTAGGTTTCCCACAGAATCGGGGTGTGCAGCTGCTCCAGGCTGTGGGCTGGAGCCCACTCAGGGGCTTGACTCTGTCTGGGTTCCTGACCCCCGGCCATTGAGGTGGCCCGTGGGGA
This genomic interval carries:
- the LOC124227200 gene encoding LOW QUALITY PROTEIN: uncharacterized protein LOC124227200 (The sequence of the model RefSeq protein was modified relative to this genomic sequence to represent the inferred CDS: inserted 1 base in 1 codon) gives rise to the protein MSAGCVDSTCEYASGSLRSPRFPPYLTHRPARRCLRTERPRGDAPSLPSGIGLRGDQAAALPGREPTAGPVDCALDAPGGTGSGGQGPGGSRTFPRPRRWWRLGVEETLQKLSLRRKKALSAQETDPDELXQAAGGAIDPAVFSERAILVALLTLHVAPLAVLQMLRPCAKQRLPSEPQASSSVPESRGQSWAGAPRPCGPGGEVAGAARWQRLARGGLGPQWPGLSVGLLLGPTGPSKDSPLGLQSPASAWLPPWREHLWIRWTQSGCPREAKWAGLHLGLLLPSPLRSCLRSTNPGTRLLWCLCSWFVRPQGSAQGAGQAEVFLPPPHLYPTRRKSCSGVWPDELPFSGDGAWDRSERGSPWLPWTLGAEAGVAEHWAQV